The sequence below is a genomic window from Pecten maximus chromosome 14, xPecMax1.1, whole genome shotgun sequence.
TTAAAAATTCCGGTTATATATATGGAACTTATGTACATCCCTTGTCTCTTTAATTGGAATTACCTCCGTCACGAAAAAGCATTTGACACTTCTAGGAAAATTTGTCAAATGTGATTTTCCGCTACAACGGTAGCTAGAAAAAGCGCAGTCGGTCGAATTCATATGCACAATAATGTGCATGTCTGTCGGCAAAACCCCATATACAACCTTATCATTTAGCTTTGTAGTACGATTCCACAAGCACCTCTGAATTAAGTTCCACGCTAGGAAAAAAATACAACCAGGAACGTGTTGCTCATTAATTTTTCCTTGGGACACAGATTTTACTAATACGATATTTCTTCGCATATCATTTCAGTCAATCagtgtaataaaaaaaacgCATGTAACTTAATTTTACTTTGAACGTACGAAGGGGAGTAACTCGTCTTAATCAAGTCCCTTTGAAATATGAAAGAATCATCTTCAGCAAACAGATAGCTTCCTACAACATAATGTATCACATTATATGCACGGACCATATCACAGGGGCTTGCCACGTTCCCATGAcccaaaatgaaaaatgaaccCCAGGGTCCGACCCCAATCTAaataaaattagacttgtaatttccgctcctctacgatactccacgatacactgtagtgtatcgtagagtaacgtagaggagtggaaattacaagtcttaTTTTGATTAGATTGGGTCCGACCCCTTGATCACGTGTTATTGACGTGGCAAGCCTTTGTGGTTCATATAGAACCAACTGGAGCACAGGGACATGGCAAATTATTATAAACCGTAGGCTATGAATTCGTGCCAGGACCATTTGCAGTGACTGCACAGTGTGAATTAAGCGATAGGGATTATACGCTGGACTTAAGGTTTATGAACGAAGTGTTATTGCCaaaatacaataacactagtaTTCCTTAGGTCTCTGTGGATAGAACTGGGAAACACGGACAAAAcatgatattatacaattataacCGTTTGATAAGGTCGATACCTGACCATAGAAACGAAATCCGAGGTAAATATCATTGCATGTTGATAGAACCGTGTATCAATTGGAATCAAAATGTTGTGATTGTTTAGTTAATCAATGAATACACGTTAGTGTTAAACTGATTGAGACTAAAGcgtatttatgaaatatttgttatgatatcttGAAACACCAAATAATCAAAACAGTAGTCTTAAATTCAGTACACAATAATTCATACGTAATTTAAATTACTTCCAAAATGTACCGTTAATGCTTGCATTTATATGTTGCAATTGCCTGCAAGATATTGGACATAGTTTGGAAAACAgatttttaccatttttacGCGGCATGTCAATGACTTTTTATTAGGGACTTAACAAATAAACTTGAAAATAAGGAGTGtgaaattataattttatattaatatcataaGCAGAGCTGCGATATCTGGGCAGTCACGATATTTGATAGTTAGAGTTATGACATATTACGAACTCGGAAAGACGAAGAGACACGACGTTGGTGAAATGTAATCAGACCGTGCTGTTCTTGGTAGCATTCCATGTTCTAGACAAACAGACAAGCATGGGTAGTGTGTGAGTGACTTTCAACCTTTTATCGAAGTACAGGAGAGGAACTAATATAAGCTTATAGTTTGTTTCCCAATACTACTGATAGATGTAATTTTTTGTGTGATGAAATGTGTATTTCATGAAACAGGACGTTTAATAGCACACGGAAACTTCATTACGacaacattttttatcaataataaatcCAGGAGCATCCGGCTATAAGGCAATGAGCCAGTATGTAACAAAACAATACTTTAACGGAGACACCTGTCGGCCTTTTCATTATCTTTGCTATAGGCCTACCTGAGGCACATTATTCATGCATGAAcaatcaagggaggtaacccaATTTTATGATCATGAAAATATTGCAATCTTGTGAATACAGGCAGACTACTAAGCTAATGCAAGTTAAATCAAAAGTGTGCTTCTCATAAACAACTAAACAAAATACAGCCCATAAATATCAGAGCGCTGCTcgtaaacaaacaaatgtttgtcTTCAACAGAGTCAAATGTTGTTCGTAAACAAATTGCAAAAAGCGCAGTTTGTAAACAGATTAGCAGTCATCGCCAGACACGATCTGGTTAAGACTCTGTGTGGGCAGCGATTTATTAGACAATGTCTGCAAAATAGCTTCTAGTTTGCGATATCTTGGTATTGTGTTATGcgagaaaaaaacaatttccaTATCAACAAACACACACTCACAAATAATAAAGtactttatttatgtatttattcatttttttacttttattagATCAGATTGCTCGCATTTGTGGTTGACAAGAACAAGAACTCTTCTAGGTAATAATTTATGACGTAGATTACACGTGCAGTTAATATCACAGTGGTGACGTCATACTATTGTTCATGACGTCATATTCTGGGCGGCCAGGAATGACtcttttttcatctttttctGGAGACGTCagatatattgatacatatGGACTGTCGGTCTATTCTTCATTTCCATATATAGTCAAATGATAAAATATCTGCCATCGCTAACTTAGCCGgacatgaacatgtatatttatcaatcctcatatttttattttggcaTTCGCTTTGCGTCGGTTAATATCACAATTTTAGCGTTAATTAATATCCACATTAAGTAATGCTTCACCTATTTTGACTTGGTTCATCATATTGAAGTTTAATAAATCTATTACGAAAGAAATTTTCCTGGattttaacataaaattatacatttgtCCTTTATCTAGGCTTCAGAAATTCCAAAATATTccgatatatattgtatatatatattgtcgtGGAAGGTAGCTTTACCGAATTatattcagaaaatattttCGAAAGTAAATTATCTTCAAATTTAATCAACGAATGAATGTATGAAACTTCCCTTTAGCTTTTCGAAAGCATCATTGGCTCCAGGACAATTCTATGGGAAATTAAATGCATTTGATATTATGCAAGTTGACTGACTTTCGCAGAGTATTACTTAAATGGAAAGTCAGAGGTCAACATGCAGGTATGAGATACAATCAATAAATAGCATTGCAAGCGGTCATGTATAAGTCCTTTGTACGTAAGTGTAACTAGATGACACTAGATTGCCTTTCTTGTGTGACGTCACGTCCTGGCACTTTTCTTTACGGACGTGTGCGCTGGTAGATACGAGGTTCGACCTGCTATGTGAAGCCGCCCGTCTTTGGTTCAGTAACTCGTTTCGGCGCCTGTTGCTTTCCTCGATCGCTCTCATTCTCGCCTCGTGACGTTGGTGCTTCAAAATGGCAATTTCCTCTCTTCGTAGTCTTGCGAGAGCATGTCGCTCTTCTCGCGTGGCAGCCGAAATACCTGTATAATTGTACCAAAACATTACGATGTGTACTTTCATGAATGCCATCGACCAACAAAACGTAACTTCCATATTTCCGAAATTGACCAAATATGATCTATTGGCGGCAAATAATTGTACCGCTTCTcttgtcattttcatttcatttgaattttgattttgttgtttcGTTAAGTCTATTTCATTAAGGTGGTATTTATTGGAAGATTTTTCCCTCATCTTAAACGTGTGCGACGGAATAACCAACATGCAAATGCAATGGCATTAAGTACGATTTACACAAATGCCTTTTATGTATGCTCAAATTAGATAAATAATGTAAAGTACccaaattggattttttttccaaGTTCATAAACAGTGATGCCGCTATCTGAAGGATGGGGGACTAAAAGCAGAGAGTCTGTGGCGAATATGGAAATACAACTGagttttcaaaatgtaaaataccCGATCGACTTTTTTGGGTCTATGGTGTTATGCATTGAAGTCGAAACTTAAAGGGGTTctttacaatgtaaacaatgaaatCTTACCTCTGTGGTTCATGGTTTCGTTTTGTAATATCTCTGCCATTAGCTTTCTTTCATCGTCGTCATATAGATCGCTAACC
It includes:
- the LOC117343033 gene encoding uncharacterized protein LOC117343033, translated to MLKSKRTPFLAFIYNDNMGNKVGKELEENEEQEKEYEISFLQGRMSAMEIREKVTGEEIQTGVDGNKKEGGIAYYVGFEEKKPLPPPPVRLLNRPRIVNKVVSDLYDDDERKLMAEILQNETMNHRGISAATREERHALARLRREEIAILKHQRHEARMRAIEESNRRRNELLNQRRAASHSRSNLVSTSAHVRKEKCQDVTSHKKGNLVSSSYTYVQRTYT